The genomic region GAACAGTTGGTGCTATTCTTGCAGGAGCATCCTTAGGAGTTGCAGGTGCTGTAATGCAGAATGTGCTTAAAAATCCATTGGCTTCTCCATTTACGCTTGGAGTTTCTCACGGTGCTGCATTTGGTGCCGCCTTTGCAATAATTTTTCTTGGGGCTGGACAGCCCCATTCATTTGGAACTGAGTCGGTAACAGTATTTAAAAGTTATCCCGTTGTAATTTCAGCATTTGCTGGAGCGATTCTTACAGTTTTGCTGATTCTTTTTATTTCGTTTCTTAAAAATATAACTTCAGAGGCAATAATTCTTGCCGGTGTTGCATTGAGTAGCCTTTTTGGTTCAGCAACCATGTTTTTACAGTATTTTGCCAGTGATTTTCAGGTGGCTGCAACTGTTTTCTGGACATTCGGAGACATAGGAAAGGCAGGATGGCTTGAAAACAAACTTATGTTTATTGCCTTTTGCCTTTGTTTTGTCTATTTTTTTCTTAATAGATGGAATTTTAATACAGTGCTGTGGGGAGATGAAGTGGCAAAAAGTCTTGGTGTTAATATAAAGTTCTTGAGAGTCTCGGGAATGTTTTTCAGTGCCTTAGTTGTCTCTGTTTGCACTGCCTTTCTCGGGATAATAGGATTCGTTGGATTAATATCTCCTCATATTATAAGGCTTATCATTGGCAGTGATCACAGATTTTTAATCCCTTACTCAGCCATTTTTGGTGCAGTCTTGCTTTCCGTTTCTGATTTGATTGCAAGAACAATAATTTCTCCGTCTGTTTTGCCTGTTGGGATTATAACTTCCTTTGCAGGTGCACCCATGTTTTTTTATTTACTTATAAGAAGGAGAAGATTTTAAATGCTTAAGATAGAAGAGCTTTCAGCTGGTTATGCAGACAGAGAAGTTCTCAAGGGAGTTAATCTGGAATTTAGTGATGGATTTGTTCATGCTATACTTGGACCAAATGGCTCTGGTAAGTCAACTCTCTTAAGAACCATTGACAGAATCATAAAACCAGCGAGAGGCACAGTTTACATAGATGGTGCGGATATAAGAAAGTTTTCAGCAAGAGAGACTGCCAAGAGAATTGCCTATCTGCCTCAACGGTCAAACTCTACACCATATAGCTCGGTTTTTGATGCCATACTTCTTGGAAGAAAGCCTCATATATTCTTTGAACCAACTGAAAGAGACCTTGAAGTGGTTGAAAAAATAATTGATAATTTCGGGCTTAAAGATTTTGCTTTCCGTAAGATCAATGAACTAAGCGGAGGCGAAGCACAGAAAGTTCTTATAGCAAGAGCTCTTGCTCAGCAACCCAGGGTGCTTTTGCTTGATGAGCCTGTAAACCATCTCGATCCAAAAAATCAGATTGAGATACTTCAAATTTTAAAGAGATTAACGGAGAGTTTAAATCTCACCACAATCATTGTTTTACACGACATTAATCTTGCCATTCAGTTTGCCGATTATTTTATTTTTATGAAAGATGGTAAGATTTACCAAACTGGAGATATCAACATAATTGAACCCTCACTGATAAAAGATGTTTACGAAATTGATGTAAAAATAATAGAGCTTAACGGAAGAAAGTTTGTAATAGCCTCATTTTAGAAGATGTTATAATATCCCTATGGATTTATCCCAAAAAAAGTTTGACGAAGAAAAATTTAAATCTCTTGGTGTGGTTGCCATATTGATTTTTGGCTCTTTAGTTGAAGGCACATTTCATAAGGGAAGTGATATTGATTTTGCAGTATTGTTCAGAGATAAAACCTTACCTATGAAGAACCCTGTAAAAGTATATGGAGAAATTTACAGTGAAATTTCAAAAAACTTTAAAGGAAAGATTGACATTGTTTATTTACATGAAGCTCCACTTAGTCTTCAATTTAATGCTGTCACAGAAGGGCTGCTGCTCTTCTGCTCTGATACTGAGTTTTACGATGAATATAAGGACAAAGTTATAATGCAGTATCTTGATTTTAAATACTTTGAAAACATATTTAACGAGGCAGTGTTAGCAGATGATTAGATGTAGAGAAATAAATATCTCAAAAATGACAACTATTCTTTCACAGATTCATGAGGCATTGGAAGAAATGGATATTTTAAAAAGAATCAATAAAGATGATTTCATCAAAGATAAAAGAAACTACATTATGGCAGAACACTATTTAAGAAGAGCAGTTGAGGGCATATTAACAATTGGTAGTCATTTGCTTTCACGATTGGGAGCAAAAACAAAAGATTATCAGGAGATAATATTAAGCCTTGGTAGATATGGTCTTATTCCTGAGGATTTTGCTGAAAAAAATAAAAATCTTGCAGGATATAGAAACAGACTCGTTCACATTTACTGGGAAGTAACTCCTGAGGAGCTTTACACAGTAATAAATCAGCATTTTGAGGATATTTCAAATTTTTATAACTATTACAAAGCTATATTAAAAAATCCTGAAAAATACGGATTTAATAAATGATGTTGACTTAAACTATAAATTTCTGCTTTAATATTTTAACCCACGAAGGGTAAAACTTGGTCATGAAGGCCGTGGATGGCATGAGCCAGCCACGGCTTTTTTTATTAATCAGACTCATGAAGAGTCTCAAGCCTCTCTGAAGGGAGCAGAGTATTTGTAAAATTTTTCAAGGAGGGGCGTAGAGATGATTTTTCAGACTTTTTTATGCATTATGTTTGTTTTATGTCTTTTTTTACCTGTTTTTGCAGAGGAAAAGGATGCAAAGCTTGAGGAGATCGTGGTTACTGCTACAAGAACAGAGACTTCAGCTGAGTCTGCACCGGCATCTGTAAGCATTGTAACAAAGGAGAAAATTGAGCTTAAAGCACCT from Thermodesulfovibrio sp. 3907-1M harbors:
- a CDS encoding DUF86 domain-containing protein, coding for MIRCREINISKMTTILSQIHEALEEMDILKRINKDDFIKDKRNYIMAEHYLRRAVEGILTIGSHLLSRLGAKTKDYQEIILSLGRYGLIPEDFAEKNKNLAGYRNRLVHIYWEVTPEELYTVINQHFEDISNFYNYYKAILKNPEKYGFNK
- a CDS encoding iron ABC transporter permease, whose product is MEKLSLKTQELLSTEHSIKKQYLKSFYSKIAFGFFLFALLIVVAAVSVSTGSMNLPVSEVIRAIFNNTENSYVVWNIRLTRTVGAILAGASLGVAGAVMQNVLKNPLASPFTLGVSHGAAFGAAFAIIFLGAGQPHSFGTESVTVFKSYPVVISAFAGAILTVLLILFISFLKNITSEAIILAGVALSSLFGSATMFLQYFASDFQVAATVFWTFGDIGKAGWLENKLMFIAFCLCFVYFFLNRWNFNTVLWGDEVAKSLGVNIKFLRVSGMFFSALVVSVCTAFLGIIGFVGLISPHIIRLIIGSDHRFLIPYSAIFGAVLLSVSDLIARTIISPSVLPVGIITSFAGAPMFFYLLIRRRRF
- a CDS encoding ABC transporter ATP-binding protein yields the protein MLKIEELSAGYADREVLKGVNLEFSDGFVHAILGPNGSGKSTLLRTIDRIIKPARGTVYIDGADIRKFSARETAKRIAYLPQRSNSTPYSSVFDAILLGRKPHIFFEPTERDLEVVEKIIDNFGLKDFAFRKINELSGGEAQKVLIARALAQQPRVLLLDEPVNHLDPKNQIEILQILKRLTESLNLTTIIVLHDINLAIQFADYFIFMKDGKIYQTGDINIIEPSLIKDVYEIDVKIIELNGRKFVIASF
- a CDS encoding nucleotidyltransferase domain-containing protein; protein product: MDLSQKKFDEEKFKSLGVVAILIFGSLVEGTFHKGSDIDFAVLFRDKTLPMKNPVKVYGEIYSEISKNFKGKIDIVYLHEAPLSLQFNAVTEGLLLFCSDTEFYDEYKDKVIMQYLDFKYFENIFNEAVLADD